Proteins from one Malaya genurostris strain Urasoe2022 chromosome 2, Malgen_1.1, whole genome shotgun sequence genomic window:
- the LOC131431002 gene encoding uncharacterized protein LOC131431002 — MDPAQPEEKQHDLRLRATQTLQLIGLVESHRVLYDTSDKNYNRKKSKSAAWKEITASVLGIKPDDVTRLQSLQIQHKWKSLRTAYVRQRRLANPLAPYRYADLMSFLDPYLRREEAVVLEPSGFSAPFELDLSGDVSTDIGTTTIKDNCIDFFDPIEEELIYDVQMVSKQPLDDLPTPLSSSLSTNSESVESVTFAGPVSVNNSNNVDELEMFFSQIKRTIRKFSVRKTIELKMQIFNLVSQAELDELDATNK; from the exons ATGGACCCCGCCCAGCCGGAAGAAAAACAGCACGATCTTCGCTTGCGTGCCACACAAACGCTGCAACTAATTGGGCTTGTTGAATCTCATCGTGTTCTTTACGATACTTCCGATAAAAACTACAACCGAAAAAAATCTAAGTCGGCAGCTTGGAAAGAAATCACCGCTTCTGTGCTGGGCATCAAACCGGACGACGTCACTCGACTCCAATCGCTGCAAATTCAACACAAGTGGAAAAGTTTACGCACTGCATACGTACGGCAGCGCAGACTTGCCAATCCCTTGgcaccgtatcgttatgcggATCTGATGAGTTTTCTCGATCCGTATCTGCGTCGGGAAGAAGCGGTGGTGCTTGAACCAAGTGGATTTTCGGCACCTTTCGAACTAGACCTAAGTGGAGATGTTTCGACCGACATCGGAACAACGA CTATCAAAGACAACTGCATCGATTTTTTCGATCCGATCGAGGAAGAGCTCATCTATGACGTACAAATGGTCTCAAAACAACCGTTGGACGATCTGCCAACTCCATTGTCCTCATCTCTATCGACGAACTCGGAATCCGTCGAAAGTGTCACTTTCGCAGGCCCTGTTTCCGTAAACAACAGCAACAATGTGGATGAATTGGAAATGTTTTTCTCACAGATTAAACGGACGATTCGCAAGTTTTCAGTTAGGAAAACCATTGAACtgaaaatgcaaatttttaatcTCGTATCCCAGGCGGAATTGGATGAGCTAGATGCCACCAATAAGTAG